One Qiania dongpingensis genomic window carries:
- a CDS encoding energy-coupling factor transporter transmembrane component T — MDTFEGYHPVVNFTYFLMVLLITMFSMHPLFLAMTFLVSFLYSFMLEGGKAVKRNLCFLIPIVLLAVLLNPLFTQRGQTILFYLNDAAVTMEAVAFGVAAAIMFTSMIIWFSCFSCVMNTDKFIYLFGRIIPSVGLVLSMCFRFIPLLKRRFREIAQGQKYLGRNFTGQKLFRRVRQLGKEISILIAWSLEAGIETSDSMEARGYGLKGRSSYSIFRFDRRDAFMLTSIAALSGIVIYGCFQKVNSILYYPRIVFREVTALSAVVYIAYGILLLLPIYIELQGEIKWKHLYSKM, encoded by the coding sequence ATGGATACATTTGAAGGATACCATCCGGTTGTGAACTTTACTTATTTTTTAATGGTGCTTCTGATCACGATGTTCTCCATGCATCCGCTTTTTTTGGCCATGACGTTTCTGGTATCTTTTCTTTATTCCTTCATGCTGGAAGGCGGAAAAGCGGTAAAGCGGAATCTCTGTTTCCTGATACCGATCGTGCTGCTGGCGGTTCTTTTGAACCCTCTTTTTACTCAGAGAGGACAGACCATTCTTTTTTATCTCAACGATGCCGCGGTGACCATGGAAGCAGTTGCCTTTGGAGTAGCGGCGGCCATTATGTTCACCAGTATGATCATCTGGTTTTCCTGTTTCAGCTGTGTCATGAATACGGATAAATTCATATATCTGTTCGGGAGGATCATACCGTCTGTCGGCCTGGTCTTATCCATGTGTTTCCGCTTTATCCCTCTTTTAAAAAGAAGGTTCCGCGAGATCGCCCAGGGGCAAAAGTACCTTGGACGGAATTTTACCGGTCAGAAGCTGTTTCGGAGAGTGAGGCAGTTGGGCAAAGAGATATCCATATTGATCGCCTGGTCTTTGGAGGCGGGAATTGAAACATCTGATTCTATGGAAGCCAGAGGATATGGACTGAAAGGGAGGAGCAGCTACAGTATCTTTCGCTTTGACAGGCGGGATGCGTTCATGCTCACTTCCATAGCCGCTCTTTCTGGAATTGTCATCTATGGATGTTTCCAGAAGGTCAATTCCATCTTGTATTATCCAAGAATTGTTTTCCGGGAGGTAACGGCACTGTCCGCTGTTGTATATATAGCTTATGGTATTTTGCTGCTGCTTCCCATTTACATAGAACTGCAGGGAGAGATAAAATGGAAACATTTGTATTCAAAGATGTAA
- a CDS encoding radical SAM/SPASM domain-containing protein, with amino-acid sequence MKKNKMLLVLWVTGRCNLQCMYCYASAGSELSQCQDMPVKTAMAAITRFADAPLIIQFTGGEPLLGWETICEVVRNVEKQGIDAEFRLQTNGTLLERKHAEFIKEHAISIGISLDGVPEVNELLRGKTADAVRGVRLLAEYGIRVNINAVVTAMNVRELPRLVDFCWYLGSVNGIGLDLFRSAGRGRPVFDKLRITPSQIEEVLPAMQNRCDQLRTLSGRSIALREVEEARRRMTFGKKLPYCYAGCGRAAALLPDGSCYPCGSLAGEKDYFMGNILEQVSLKKLDGEAKLGKLRKKECFLCRYEKFCPEGCPSRMILNGEPEVDCTLRKTAFQIVENSDV; translated from the coding sequence ATGAAAAAGAATAAAATGCTTCTGGTCCTGTGGGTGACGGGCAGATGCAATCTTCAATGTATGTATTGCTATGCCAGTGCGGGAAGTGAACTGAGCCAATGCCAGGACATGCCGGTGAAAACCGCGATGGCTGCCATAACAAGATTTGCAGACGCGCCGCTTATTATCCAGTTTACCGGCGGAGAACCGCTCCTTGGATGGGAGACGATCTGTGAGGTGGTGCGGAATGTGGAGAAGCAGGGGATAGACGCGGAATTCCGTCTTCAGACGAACGGCACTCTTTTGGAGAGAAAACATGCCGAGTTTATCAAAGAACATGCCATATCAATTGGGATCAGTCTGGATGGAGTGCCAGAGGTCAATGAGCTTCTGAGAGGAAAAACGGCGGACGCTGTCCGTGGTGTCCGGCTGCTCGCAGAATATGGGATCAGGGTAAATATAAATGCGGTAGTAACAGCCATGAATGTAAGAGAGCTTCCCAGACTGGTGGATTTTTGCTGGTATTTGGGATCGGTAAACGGGATTGGCCTGGATCTTTTTCGGTCTGCCGGAAGGGGACGGCCGGTTTTTGACAAACTTCGTATTACTCCCTCTCAGATTGAAGAGGTTCTTCCGGCCATGCAGAACAGATGCGATCAATTGAGAACTTTATCCGGAAGGAGCATAGCGCTTAGGGAAGTGGAAGAGGCCCGGAGGAGAATGACCTTCGGAAAGAAGCTGCCGTACTGTTATGCCGGCTGCGGAAGAGCAGCCGCTCTGCTTCCGGATGGCAGCTGCTATCCCTGCGGCTCTCTGGCGGGAGAAAAAGATTATTTTATGGGAAATATCCTGGAACAAGTTTCTCTGAAAAAGCTGGACGGGGAGGCAAAGCTGGGGAAGCTCCGGAAAAAGGAATGTTTTTTATGCCGGTATGAAAAGTTTTGCCCGGAGGGATGCCCTTCTCGTATGATTTTGAATGGGGAGCCGGAAGTGGACTGCACCCTCAGAAAGACAGCGTTTCAGATTGTGGAGAACTCAGATGTTTAA
- a CDS encoding cobaltochelatase subunit CobN, whose protein sequence is MFKLVLIHQSDERAYHFLKAERELTPPLKGKIEFHSFDAWKAGKADKKQLMNAVEEADFLVLLLHGGLAWFPEFSELEEKVCHKKPFFFHSEMEEEVCQLQEKSGLLPEEYQKIAEYYELGGTGNFQNLIAYLLREFGNAEVSFEEPVPAYREGIWKVPECEEQSVLQEADAFEGPVIGILVHYLNALNDDTAHVAMLSEEIRKRGGFPLPVVSTMQPTERTEGLSGMIRRYLKRDDGSARIQGLIVTTGFSMTMLASPGKGREDAGESVFTGLGVPVFQAMTTYFSYEKWEGSTQGMDAMTMCSNIYEPELDGQIITSVIGCTEVRETEYGKMNRIVPVPDRIEKLAGSVVNWGLLSLMKSSEKRVAVLLHNMPPRMDMLGCAYGLDTPESVFQMVEVLKREGLTLDRDWKDGQEIIRELTEGLMNEFGYLSNEQIKERSADLMSEEEYAGWFEGLPPSVREEMERVWGKAPGDFMTLEKNILIPGIRNGNLFIGIQPSRESAEKAEGVYHSMEHPCPHQYLGYYHWIKEVFGANLIYHVGAHGTAEWLPGKSVGLSASCYPSIVLDELPHAYPYIMNLPGEGTQAKRRASAVLISHMVPAMKESGIYGDMEVLEDKLEQYENAMEFDKSQGRGLLEEIRKVAGGSLHLLSEEEIRGFFNEPDAIVNKLHSRLEEIRHSQIRDGLHVLGKIPEKERMDHLLDFLELGGGDRRDLIEKVLKIPEELDAVINAFHGRFIKPGASGCPSRGAYEALPTGRNFYGVHPFQIPTREAWRSGEKLARQLLHKTVSDLGKAPEAVTIVIYSGETMKTYGTTIAEVLYLYGVRPKWFPKHDRVCGVEAIPAGELDHPRIDVTLRVSGLFRDNFPNLMELLDEAVNLAASEEEPDEFNYIRKHINRDIRKLISRGMEQEQARKQASARIFSCPPGQYGAGINLLISSGKWEGRKELGDAYLAWSAFAYGQGREGIQMADSFADRMKDSQVVLKNLSSVEEDLLDSDDFYNYFGGAIAAAEAAGGSAVSYTVSSSDGKEEQIRTTKEELERLVRTKLLNPSWIQGLMEHGYRGAQEMSAMFDITFGWDASTGNIDGWVYEGLVQTYLADETLKEWIKEQNPWAVHNMSGRLLEAYGRGMWDAEEESLTLARDIYLEMEGSLEDMG, encoded by the coding sequence ATGTTTAAACTGGTATTGATTCATCAAAGTGATGAGAGGGCTTATCATTTCCTGAAAGCCGAAAGGGAGCTGACTCCGCCTCTTAAGGGGAAAATAGAATTTCACTCTTTTGATGCCTGGAAGGCAGGGAAAGCGGATAAAAAACAGCTCATGAATGCGGTGGAGGAAGCCGATTTCCTGGTCCTGCTTTTACATGGAGGGCTCGCATGGTTTCCCGAATTTTCGGAATTAGAAGAAAAGGTCTGTCATAAAAAGCCGTTCTTCTTTCATTCGGAGATGGAAGAGGAGGTCTGCCAGCTGCAGGAGAAAAGCGGCCTGCTTCCGGAAGAGTATCAAAAAATCGCAGAGTATTATGAACTGGGAGGAACCGGAAACTTTCAGAACCTGATCGCTTATCTGCTTCGGGAATTCGGTAATGCTGAGGTTTCTTTTGAGGAACCTGTTCCAGCGTATCGGGAAGGGATATGGAAGGTTCCTGAGTGTGAAGAACAAAGCGTCCTGCAGGAGGCGGATGCGTTTGAGGGGCCTGTGATCGGGATTCTGGTGCACTATCTGAACGCGCTGAATGACGACACGGCCCATGTGGCCATGTTATCGGAGGAGATCAGGAAACGCGGCGGTTTTCCTCTGCCTGTAGTAAGCACGATGCAGCCTACGGAAAGGACAGAGGGGCTTTCCGGGATGATCAGACGGTACCTGAAAAGAGATGACGGAAGCGCAAGAATACAGGGACTCATCGTCACCACAGGTTTTTCCATGACCATGCTCGCCTCTCCCGGAAAAGGCAGAGAGGATGCCGGTGAAAGTGTGTTCACTGGCTTGGGAGTCCCGGTATTTCAGGCGATGACCACTTATTTTTCCTATGAAAAGTGGGAAGGGTCCACACAAGGTATGGATGCTATGACGATGTGTTCCAATATTTATGAGCCGGAATTGGACGGGCAGATCATCACCTCTGTGATTGGGTGTACGGAAGTCCGGGAAACGGAATACGGGAAAATGAATCGTATCGTGCCGGTACCGGACCGGATAGAGAAGCTGGCGGGATCAGTGGTAAACTGGGGGCTTTTAAGCCTTATGAAATCATCCGAAAAAAGAGTAGCAGTCCTTTTGCATAACATGCCGCCGAGAATGGATATGCTTGGCTGTGCTTATGGGCTTGATACGCCGGAGTCGGTTTTTCAAATGGTAGAAGTGCTTAAAAGAGAAGGACTGACCCTTGACAGGGATTGGAAAGACGGGCAGGAGATCATCCGTGAACTGACAGAAGGGCTGATGAACGAATTTGGATATCTATCGAACGAACAGATAAAGGAGAGAAGCGCGGACCTTATGTCAGAGGAAGAATACGCCGGCTGGTTTGAGGGTCTTCCGCCTTCCGTGCGGGAGGAAATGGAGCGGGTATGGGGAAAAGCGCCCGGAGATTTCATGACGCTGGAGAAGAATATCCTGATTCCCGGAATCCGAAACGGCAATCTGTTCATCGGAATCCAGCCGTCCAGAGAATCGGCGGAAAAGGCGGAGGGAGTGTATCATTCCATGGAGCACCCGTGCCCTCATCAATATCTGGGATATTACCATTGGATAAAAGAGGTGTTTGGCGCGAATCTCATTTACCATGTGGGCGCCCATGGCACAGCGGAATGGCTTCCTGGGAAATCAGTGGGCTTGTCTGCTTCCTGCTATCCGTCCATTGTATTGGATGAGCTTCCCCATGCGTATCCATATATCATGAATCTGCCGGGAGAAGGGACACAGGCCAAGCGCAGGGCTTCGGCCGTATTGATCAGTCATATGGTTCCCGCTATGAAAGAAAGCGGGATCTACGGTGATATGGAGGTCCTGGAGGATAAGCTTGAGCAGTATGAAAATGCGATGGAGTTTGATAAAAGTCAGGGGAGGGGACTCCTGGAGGAAATCAGGAAGGTCGCCGGCGGTTCTTTACATCTCCTGTCGGAAGAAGAAATCCGGGGCTTTTTTAATGAACCAGACGCCATAGTAAATAAACTGCACAGCAGGCTGGAAGAGATACGCCATTCCCAGATAAGAGATGGACTGCATGTGCTGGGAAAGATTCCGGAAAAAGAACGGATGGACCATTTGCTGGACTTTTTGGAGCTGGGCGGGGGAGACCGAAGAGACTTAATAGAAAAAGTTCTCAAAATCCCGGAAGAGCTGGATGCAGTGATAAATGCTTTTCATGGTAGATTTATAAAACCCGGTGCGTCCGGGTGTCCGAGCCGCGGGGCTTATGAAGCGCTTCCCACCGGCCGTAATTTCTACGGTGTCCATCCCTTCCAGATACCGACGAGGGAGGCATGGAGATCAGGAGAGAAGCTGGCCAGGCAGCTCCTCCATAAAACGGTATCTGATTTGGGAAAGGCTCCGGAAGCAGTTACGATAGTCATATATTCCGGGGAAACCATGAAGACTTATGGAACTACGATCGCGGAGGTCCTTTATCTTTATGGTGTACGGCCCAAATGGTTTCCGAAGCATGACAGAGTCTGCGGAGTGGAGGCCATCCCCGCAGGAGAGCTGGATCATCCCCGTATTGATGTTACGCTGCGGGTAAGCGGTCTGTTCCGGGATAATTTTCCGAATTTGATGGAGCTACTGGATGAAGCGGTAAACCTTGCGGCTTCCGAAGAAGAACCGGATGAATTTAATTACATAAGAAAACATATTAACCGCGATATCAGGAAGCTTATCAGCCGGGGGATGGAACAGGAGCAGGCGAGAAAGCAGGCGTCTGCCCGGATTTTCAGCTGTCCTCCCGGACAATATGGAGCCGGCATCAATCTGCTTATCTCCAGCGGAAAGTGGGAGGGACGAAAAGAGCTGGGAGACGCTTATCTGGCCTGGAGCGCTTTTGCATATGGACAGGGACGCGAGGGGATACAAATGGCGGATTCCTTTGCCGACCGTATGAAAGACAGTCAGGTGGTCCTTAAGAATCTATCTTCTGTGGAGGAGGATCTGTTGGACAGTGATGACTTTTATAATTATTTTGGCGGCGCTATAGCCGCGGCAGAGGCGGCCGGCGGCAGCGCGGTATCCTATACGGTTTCATCCAGCGACGGAAAAGAGGAGCAGATACGCACCACAAAAGAAGAGCTGGAGCGGCTGGTCAGAACGAAGTTATTAAATCCTTCCTGGATCCAGGGGCTTATGGAGCATGGTTACAGAGGCGCACAGGAAATGTCTGCCATGTTTGATATCACCTTTGGCTGGGATGCATCGACAGGGAATATCGACGGCTGGGTATACGAAGGGCTGGTGCAGACCTACCTGGCGGATGAGACACTGAAAGAATGGATAAAGGAACAGAATCCATGGGCCGTGCACAATATGAGCGGACGTCTTCTGGAAGCTTATGGGCGCGGAATGTGGGATGCGGAGGAAGAGAGCCTTACGCTTGCCCGGGATATATATCTGGAGATGGAAGGAAGCCTGGAGGATATGGGATAG
- a CDS encoding ABC transporter ATP-binding protein, producing METFVFKDVNFCYPGREKKALDKMSFSIEESQFVLICGKSGCGKSTLLRHMKKSLIPYGEGEGEIYYCGQDFMHLDDRTDAEEIGFVGQDPENQIVTDKVWHEMAFGLENLGLSTNSIRRRVSEMACYFGIQSWFRKNTSELSGGQKQLLNLASVMAMYPKVIVLDEPTAQLDPIAALEFLETLRKINRDLGITIVISEHRLEEVFPMADKVMVMEEGRLCFWGTPRETGAYLSDRKCRHEMFLGLPAPMKIYADVDGGDDYPLTIREGRLWLSKVFPKIMVKSLPESEEESGEDREKAVTIKNAWFRYERNSEDVVRDLSLSIETGEFFCLLGGNGAGKSTTLGIVSGVNKPWRGAIRILGKPLEKYKGNELFTNCLGVLPQNPASVFTEITAEEELYEALYYDPVPKEEKLLRIQQMMQKMQLGGMEQAHPYDLSGGEKQRLALGKILLREPKILLLDEPTKGLDPFFKTILADILRELKNQGVTIFMVTHDIEFCGEYADRCAMFFDGGISAIDTPHEFFGGNNFYTTAANRMSRHLFERAITYREVVELCGRNIQKNNS from the coding sequence ATGGAAACATTTGTATTCAAAGATGTAAATTTCTGCTATCCGGGCAGAGAGAAAAAGGCTCTTGATAAAATGAGTTTTTCCATCGAGGAGTCCCAATTCGTTTTAATATGCGGAAAATCAGGATGCGGGAAGAGCACTCTCCTGCGCCATATGAAGAAAAGCCTGATTCCATATGGGGAAGGAGAAGGAGAGATTTATTATTGCGGACAAGATTTTATGCACCTGGATGATCGGACAGATGCGGAAGAAATCGGATTTGTAGGACAAGATCCGGAAAATCAGATCGTCACCGATAAGGTCTGGCATGAGATGGCTTTCGGCCTGGAGAATCTGGGACTGTCCACAAATTCCATCCGCAGAAGGGTCTCTGAAATGGCGTGCTATTTTGGAATCCAGTCCTGGTTTCGAAAAAATACGAGCGAACTCTCAGGCGGGCAGAAGCAGCTTTTAAATCTGGCCTCTGTGATGGCTATGTATCCTAAAGTAATCGTTTTAGACGAGCCAACGGCACAGCTTGACCCGATTGCCGCCTTGGAATTCCTGGAAACCCTGAGAAAGATAAACCGAGATCTTGGTATTACTATCGTGATTTCTGAGCACCGTCTGGAAGAAGTGTTTCCAATGGCGGACAAGGTCATGGTCATGGAAGAAGGGAGACTTTGCTTTTGGGGGACTCCCAGGGAGACAGGCGCTTATTTAAGCGACCGAAAATGCCGCCATGAAATGTTTCTGGGTCTTCCGGCCCCTATGAAAATATATGCGGATGTGGACGGAGGGGATGATTATCCTCTGACTATCCGGGAGGGAAGACTATGGCTGTCAAAGGTTTTTCCGAAAATTATGGTGAAGTCGCTTCCAGAATCGGAAGAAGAGTCCGGCGAAGACAGGGAAAAAGCAGTTACGATCAAGAATGCCTGGTTCCGTTATGAGCGAAATTCAGAAGATGTGGTGAGAGACTTATCTCTTTCCATAGAGACGGGAGAGTTTTTCTGCCTGCTCGGCGGCAACGGCGCAGGAAAGAGCACAACGCTCGGTATTGTATCTGGGGTAAACAAGCCGTGGAGAGGCGCAATACGGATTTTAGGAAAGCCGCTGGAAAAATACAAGGGAAATGAACTGTTTACAAACTGCCTGGGGGTCCTGCCGCAAAATCCGGCGTCTGTTTTTACAGAGATCACGGCAGAGGAAGAGCTTTATGAAGCGCTTTACTATGACCCTGTGCCCAAAGAGGAAAAGCTTTTGCGAATTCAGCAGATGATGCAGAAAATGCAGCTTGGCGGCATGGAACAGGCTCATCCCTATGATCTGTCCGGAGGAGAGAAACAGAGGCTCGCTCTTGGAAAGATACTCCTCAGGGAGCCTAAAATACTGCTTTTAGATGAACCGACAAAAGGGCTGGACCCTTTTTTCAAGACAATATTGGCCGACATATTGAGGGAGCTGAAAAACCAGGGGGTCACGATTTTTATGGTGACCCACGACATTGAGTTCTGTGGGGAATATGCAGATCGGTGTGCAATGTTCTTTGACGGAGGGATATCAGCGATAGATACACCTCATGAATTTTTCGGCGGAAATAATTTTTATACGACAGCGGCGAACCGGATGTCCAGACATCTATTTGAACGGGCGATCACTTATAGGGAAGTGGTGGAGTTATGTGGCAGAAATATACAGAAAAACAATTCCTGA
- a CDS encoding ATP-binding protein, with translation MKYDRRTAAAGKEDIMVTEYNYPFSAIVGQEDMKTALLLNAINPKLGGVLIRGEKGTAKSTAVRALASLMPEMKVVNLPVGVTEDRVVGTLSLESAIQEGKRRFEPGLLAEADQNLLYIDEINLLDDHIVDLLLDVAAMGVNRVEREGISYSHPSRFVLVGTMNPEEGQLRPQLLDRFGLVTDVKGEQETADRVEVISRRLDFEEDPEPFLEKYRKEEEKLTARILKAKKLFHMVSYSKDILMLAAQIGISLHVDGHRADICMVNTARTLAAWEGRTEVIREDIRRAASYVLPHRMHKRPFSDEVLDWEELDRLCSGEDGGRHEKE, from the coding sequence ATGAAATACGATAGAAGAACGGCTGCGGCCGGGAAAGAGGACATTATGGTGACAGAGTATAATTATCCCTTTTCTGCCATTGTGGGACAGGAAGATATGAAAACGGCGCTTCTTCTGAACGCCATCAATCCCAAATTGGGAGGAGTCCTGATACGGGGAGAAAAAGGGACGGCGAAATCCACCGCGGTCAGGGCGCTGGCGTCTCTGATGCCGGAAATGAAGGTGGTGAATCTGCCGGTAGGCGTCACAGAGGATAGAGTAGTAGGCACGCTTAGTCTGGAAAGCGCCATACAAGAAGGAAAACGGAGATTTGAGCCGGGGCTTTTGGCAGAAGCGGATCAGAACCTTTTGTACATAGATGAGATCAATCTTCTGGACGATCATATTGTGGATCTGCTCCTGGATGTGGCGGCGATGGGAGTCAACCGGGTAGAAAGGGAAGGAATCTCCTACAGTCATCCCTCCCGGTTTGTCCTCGTTGGGACTATGAATCCGGAAGAGGGACAGCTCCGTCCTCAGCTTTTGGACAGGTTTGGCCTGGTAACGGACGTGAAAGGCGAACAAGAGACGGCAGATAGGGTAGAGGTGATATCCAGAAGACTGGATTTTGAGGAAGATCCGGAACCGTTTCTTGAGAAATACCGGAAAGAGGAGGAAAAACTCACAGCGCGGATTTTAAAGGCAAAGAAACTCTTTCACATGGTTTCTTATTCGAAGGATATTCTGATGCTGGCCGCCCAGATTGGGATTTCCCTGCATGTGGACGGACACAGAGCGGATATCTGTATGGTGAATACCGCCAGGACACTGGCCGCATGGGAAGGACGGACGGAAGTGATCCGAGAAGACATCCGAAGGGCCGCTTCTTATGTACTGCCGCATCGGATGCACAAACGTCCTTTTTCCGATGAGGTTCTGGACTGGGAAGAGCTTGACCGGCTGTGTTCCGGAGAAGACGGCGGCCGTCATGAAAAAGAATAA
- a CDS encoding VWA domain-containing protein yields MGYPFSALVGNEKAKQALIYALINPAVGGVMLTGEKGTGKSTMVRGLAELDHNMKLYEVPLHTTRDRLYGCDDWESLTKDGRREHIPGILEQARGHLLYMDESNLLPDETAAGISAEAGNMVFIGTMNPEEGQVSPGFLDKFGLLVYMEGEKELRKRMQIIKRRLEYEEDPQKFCDRFRDKTQIIARNLDRARKRLHRIEITEGSKTLASELVKEAGCEGNHAELFLIQTARAAAAWGNGTMVTAAHLLEAAQYVFPHRGRHRLSEEWAEKSQGNEAEREKELKGSKKEEGTKTERGTDENLLKEEDLQAPSEVHPVNDWMKYGEKIHSANCTGRRIRADEMKGQGHVVKSRPGIPMSASDVAFGDTLLHAAFHSTGEKGAGEQKMAVRIKSEDIRLKVRSGKTGCYLLFAVDASASMGANERMAAVKGIVLSLLQNSYEKRDKIAMLIFQDREARLLLEFTNSVDLAASRLMELRTKGKTPLAEGIRLSYEILKGVLAKEKTVFPVLMLITDGRATAGEKAPYEEAVCQAERFASEAIRSIVIDTEQGYVRLGLAEQLADAMNGYRIPLEKLTESSDIFQDILNEIR; encoded by the coding sequence ATGGGATACCCATTCAGTGCACTGGTAGGAAACGAAAAGGCGAAACAGGCGTTGATCTATGCGCTGATCAATCCGGCTGTGGGCGGTGTGATGCTCACGGGTGAAAAGGGGACGGGAAAATCCACCATGGTTCGCGGTCTTGCAGAATTGGACCATAACATGAAATTGTACGAAGTCCCTCTCCATACGACGAGAGACAGGCTTTATGGATGCGATGACTGGGAAAGTCTTACAAAAGACGGACGCAGAGAGCATATTCCGGGAATACTGGAACAGGCGCGGGGACATCTGTTATACATGGATGAATCCAATCTGCTGCCGGATGAGACGGCGGCCGGAATCTCTGCGGAGGCTGGAAATATGGTTTTTATTGGAACCATGAATCCGGAAGAGGGACAAGTCTCCCCTGGATTTTTGGATAAATTCGGTCTTCTAGTATACATGGAAGGAGAAAAGGAATTAAGGAAGCGGATGCAGATCATTAAACGCCGCTTGGAATACGAAGAGGACCCTCAAAAGTTCTGCGACAGATTTCGTGATAAAACACAGATTATAGCAAGGAACTTAGACAGAGCCAGAAAACGGCTGCATAGGATAGAAATCACGGAGGGCTCTAAAACATTGGCTTCCGAACTGGTGAAAGAAGCCGGGTGTGAGGGAAACCATGCGGAGCTTTTCTTGATTCAGACTGCCCGGGCCGCCGCAGCCTGGGGGAATGGGACCATGGTGACTGCGGCTCATCTTTTGGAAGCGGCACAATATGTATTCCCTCACAGAGGCCGTCACAGATTGTCGGAAGAATGGGCGGAAAAGAGTCAGGGAAATGAGGCGGAACGGGAAAAAGAACTAAAAGGCAGTAAGAAAGAGGAAGGCACGAAAACAGAGCGGGGGACGGATGAAAACCTTCTAAAAGAGGAGGATCTTCAAGCACCAAGCGAAGTCCATCCGGTCAATGATTGGATGAAATACGGCGAAAAGATACACTCTGCAAACTGTACCGGCCGGAGGATTCGGGCAGATGAAATGAAAGGTCAGGGACACGTCGTGAAAAGCAGGCCGGGAATCCCAATGAGCGCCTCAGATGTCGCGTTCGGGGACACCCTGCTTCACGCAGCATTTCATTCTACAGGAGAAAAAGGGGCGGGGGAACAAAAAATGGCGGTCAGGATAAAGTCAGAGGATATCCGGCTGAAAGTAAGAAGCGGAAAGACGGGATGTTATCTTTTATTTGCGGTGGATGCCAGCGCATCCATGGGAGCGAACGAACGGATGGCTGCCGTGAAAGGAATCGTACTTTCTCTTCTCCAGAATTCTTATGAAAAGCGTGACAAGATCGCTATGCTCATTTTTCAGGATAGGGAAGCCCGCCTTTTACTGGAGTTTACAAACAGTGTGGATCTGGCTGCCAGCCGGCTGATGGAATTGAGGACGAAGGGGAAAACGCCTCTTGCAGAGGGAATCCGTCTTTCTTACGAGATATTGAAGGGAGTCTTGGCCAAGGAAAAAACGGTGTTTCCAGTGCTCATGCTCATCACAGACGGAAGGGCGACAGCCGGTGAAAAGGCACCCTATGAAGAGGCTGTCTGCCAGGCAGAACGCTTTGCGAGCGAGGCAATCCGCAGCATAGTGATCGATACAGAGCAAGGATATGTGCGTCTGGGACTGGCAGAGCAGCTGGCAGATGCCATGAACGGATATCGGATTCCCTTGGAGAAGCTGACGGAGAGTTCGGATATCTTCCAGGATATCCTGAATGAAATACGATAG